From a region of the Cucumis sativus cultivar 9930 chromosome 6, Cucumber_9930_V3, whole genome shotgun sequence genome:
- the LOC101212075 gene encoding protein NEN4 isoform X2, with the protein MPMDMEASSSFKEGAAEIVFFDLETTVPKRVGQRFRVLEFGAIVVCPMKLVELESFTTLIRPTDLSAVALRSSRPDGITRAAVATAPLFEEVADKIFSILNGRIWAGHNIRRFDCVRIKEAFAEIGRPAPIPVGMVDSLGVLTNKFGKRAGNMKMASLASYFQLGQQKHRSLDDVRMNLEVLKHCATVLFLESTLPSILQEKWKTSSTKTTRSRANGKLNCREESSRKSPPSSPGYQLRSVPYSREGLGIGKGKQHLNVLLKHSRLLLR; encoded by the exons ATGCCAATGGATATGGAGGCTTCAAGTTCATTCAAAGAAGGTGCAGCTGAGATTGTATTTTTCGACTTGGAAACTACCGTACCCAAAAGAGTTGGGCAACGGTTTCGAGTATTGGAATTTGGTGCTATTGTTGTCTGCCCAATGAAACTTGTAGAGCTCGAGAGCTTTACTACTCTCATTAGGCCAACGGATTTATCTGCTGTTGCGTTGAGGTCTAGCCGACCTGACGGAATAACTAGAGCAGCTGTTGCAACTGCACCATTGTTTGAGGAAGTGGCTGACAAGATATTCAGCATTTTGAATGGAAGGATATGGGCAGGTCACAACATTCGAAGATTCGACTGTGTTCGTATTAAGGAGGCATTTGCAGAGATTGGCAGGCCTGCTCCTATCCCAGTTGGGATGGTTGATTCTTTAGGAGTCTTAACGAACAAATTTGGCAAGAGAGCCGGGAACATGAAG ATGGCATCATTGGCTTCTTACTTTCAGTTGGGACAGCAAAAGCACAG GAGCCTCGACGATGTTCGTATGAACTTGGAGGTTCTCAAACATTGTGCTACTGTTCTATTTCTG GAATCGACCCTCCCAAGCATATTGCAAGAGAAGTGGAAGACTTCATCCACCAAAACAACTCGAAGCAGAGCCAATGGGAAGCTGAATTGCAGAGAGGAAAGTAGTCGAAAATCTCCTCCATCATCACCGGGATATCAACTGAGATCAGTTCCTTATTCAAGGGAAGGATTAGGCATTGGAAAG GGAAAACAGCATCTCAACGTCTTACTTAAACATTCTCGACTGCTATTACGGTGA
- the LOC101212321 gene encoding FCS-Like Zinc finger 5 — translation MLLGKRPRLPIKRTTSMTGIRGDIPDVEFEEQPSSDQIINNPGGGYDLHHPIPPVSLPHNTTAINYSALVSPRNLRDQSPPNDHFLRTCGLCKRRLAPGRDIYMYRGDTAFCSSECREKQIKEDERKEYGGKKKEERQAAGMGVRGSRKKEAEGGGR, via the exons atgCTGCTTGGCAAACGCCCTCGTCTTCCCATCAAGAGAACTACCAGTATGACCGGAATCAGAGGGGATATCCCCGACGTCGAATTTGAAGAACAACCCTCATCCGATCAGATCATCAACAACCCCGGCGGCGGCTACGATCTTCACCACCCCATCCCCCCGGTTTCACTTCCTCATAATACCACCGCCATTAATTACTCCGCCTTGGTTTCTCCTCGAAATTTAAGAGATCAGTCCCCACCTAACGATCACTTCCTCCGCACGTGCGGTCTCTGCAAACGCCGCCTCGCTCCGGGCCGTGATATCTACATGTACAG AGGGGACACCGCGTTTTGCAGTTCGGAGTGTAGAGAGAAGcaaataaaagaagatgagagaAAAGAGTACggagggaagaagaaagaggagcGGCAAGCGGCGGGGATGGGGGTAAGGGGGTCGAGGAAGAAGGAAGCAGAGGGTGGAGGgaggtaa
- the LOC101211833 gene encoding inositol-3-phosphate synthase yields MFIESFKVESPNVEYTANEILSVYNYETTELVHELKNGSYQWTVKPKTVKYQFKTQTHVPKLGVMLVGWGGNNGCTLTGGVIANREGISWATKDKVQQANYFGSLTQASSIRVGSYNGEEIYAPFKSLLPMVNPDDIVFGGWDISDMNLADAMARAKVFDIDLQKQLRPYMESMVPLPGIYDPDFIAANQGSRANNVIKGTKREQVQQIISDIKEFKEKSKVDEVVVLWTANTERYSNVVVGLNDTMESLLASLDKNEAEISPSTLYAIACVLENVPFINGSPQNTFVPGLIDLAIRRNSLIGGDDFKSGQTKMKSVLVDFLVGAGIKPTSIVSYNHLGNNDGMNLSAPQTFRSKEISKSNVVDDMVSSNGILYEPGEHPDHVVVIKYVPYVGDSKRAMDEYTSEIFMGGKSTIVLHNTCEDSLLAAPIILDLVLLAELSTRIQLKAEGEGKFHSFHPVATILSYLTKAPLVPPGTPVVNALSKQRAMLENILRACVGLAPENNMILEYK; encoded by the exons atgttcATTGAGAGCTTTAAGGTTGAGAGTCCAAATGTGGAGTACACTGCGAATGAGATTCTTTCTGTGTACAACTATGAAACAACAGAACTTGTTCATGAGCTTAAGAATGGTAGCTATCAATGGACGGTGAAGCCCAAGACTGTCAAATACCAATTCAAAACTCAAACTCATGTCCCAAAGCTAGG GGTTATGCTTGTTGGATGGGGTGGGAATAATGGTTGTACTCTTACAGGGGGGGTTATTGCCAATCGAGA AGGGATTTCCTGGGCAACTAAGGATAAAGTACAACAAGCCAATTATTTTGGGTCATTGACTCAGGCTTCGTCCATCCGGGTGGGTTCTTACAATGGAGAGGAGATCTATGCCCCATTTAAAAGCCTGCTTCCTATG GTTAATCCAGATGACATTGTGTTTGGAGGTTGGGACATTAGTGACATGAACTTGGCAGATGCCATGGCAAGGGCCAAGGTGTTTGATATTGACCTACAAAAGCAGTTGAGACCCTACATGGAATCCATGGTCCCACTTCCTGGGATCTACGACCCTGATTTCATTGCTGCTAATCAAGGTTCTCGAGCTAACAATGTGATTAAAGGAACCAAGAGAGAACAAGTCCAACAAATCATAAGTGATATCAA GGAGTTTAAGGAGAAGAGTAAAGTGGATGAAGTTGTTGTGCTTTGGACCGCCAACACAGAGAGATACAGCAATGTAGTTGTGGGACTGAATGACACAATGGAGAGCCTTTTAGCTTCTTTGGACAAGAATGAGGCTGAAATATCTCCTTCTACCCTGTATGCCATAGCCTGTGTTCTTGAGAATGTTCCTTTTATCAATGGAAGCCCACAAAACACCTTCGTCCCAG GGTTGATTGATTTGGCTATTAGGAGAAACAGTTTGATAGGAGGAGATGACTTTAAGAGTGGTCAAACCAAGATGAAATCTGTCCTAGTAGATTTTCTAGTTGGTGCTGGTATTAAG CCAACTTCAATTGTGAGCTACAATCATCTTGGAAACAATGATGGAATGAATCTCTCTGCTCCACAAACCTTCCGCTCGAAAGAAATATCAAAGAGCAATGTGGTCGACGACATGGTCTCGAGCAATGGCATCTTGTACGAACCAGGGGAGCATCCAGACCATGTTGTAGTGATCAAG TATGTGCCATATGTTGGAGATAGCAAGAGAGCCATGGATGAGTACACGTCAGAGATATTCATGGGCGGAAAGAGCACCATTGTACTGCACAACACATGCGAGGACTCCCTCTTGGCTGCTCCCATTATCCTTGATTTGGTTCTACTTGCTGAGCTAAGCACTCGCATCCAACTCAAGGCTGAAGGAGAG GGGAAGTTTCATTCTTTCCACCCAGTGGCTACAATACTGAGCTACCTTACCAAGGCACCTCTT GTTCCCCCAGGCACACCAGTTGTGAATGCACTATCAAAGCAAAGGGCAATGTTAGAGAACATTCTGAGGGCCTGTGTTGGGCTTGCTCCTGAGAATAATATGATATTGGAATACAAGTGA
- the LOC101212076 gene encoding type I inositol polyphosphate 5-phosphatase 5: MSNYATTSKNPGPLSPALSPDNSVKNEKKKRSIIPKIFSSKKSERVNSEEEMFKLDYGDGAIDIGKGIASRRQAFMESTPTIKKSFSERHTSSDIQSLNLSNFEPPMTLPNETKNFRIFTATWNVGGKTPNNGINLEDFLLVEDSADIYVIGFQEIVPLNAGNVLVIEDNEPAVKWLTLINQAINKPSRNNSDSMFGGGSDHGSTKGSSKDSKTLPFFQKPSLKMLSRNLRPLDSSLLKACNCPIELGSRERRLRKLNEGATSDLENMIISTNEQYGRLMMEEFVSISELASSKAENGDMMKFKLISSKQMVGLFLSVWARQELVPHIGHLRVSTVGRGIMGRLGNKGCISISMSVHETSFCFVCSHLASGEKEGDEIKRNADAAEIIKSTQFSKICKKPNKRAPERIMDHDRIIWLGDLNYRVSLSYEDTKMLLEDGDWDKLLEKDQLNVEREAGRVFSGFNEGRIQFAPTYKYTHNSDSYTGETVKSKKKRRTPAWCDRILWRGNGIEQLCYIRRESRLSDHRPVCGEFRVAVELRNRSSKFRKGYSCAAPRGQFEDCVIPKRHSFYDL; encoded by the exons ATGTCGAACTATGCCACCACTTCCAAGAACCCCGGCCCCCTTTCTCCCGCTCTTTCACCGGACAACTCCGTCAagaacgaaaagaaaaaacgg TCTATTATTCCAAAGATCTTCAGTTCAAAGAAGAGCGAAAGGGTAAATTCGGAGGAGGAAATGTTTAAGTTAGATTATGGGGATGGCGCCATTGATATTG gGAAAGGAATTGCTTCAAGAAGACAAGCTTTCATGGAGTCAACTCCCACAATCAAGAAAAGTTTTTCAG AAAGACACACAAGTTCAGATATCCAAAGCTTAAACCTCTCCAACTTTGAACCACCCATGACTCTACCAAATGAGACCAAGAATTTCCG GATTTTCACAGCGACATGGAATGTAGGAGGAAAAACTCCTAACAATGGCATCAACCTCGAAGATTTCTTACTGGTAGAAGACTCAGCAGACATTTATGTGATTGG GTTTCAAGAAATTGTTCCACTAAATGCTGGGAACGTGCTTGTTATAGAAGACAACGAACCGGCAGTAAAATGGCTAACACTGATAAACCAAGCTATAAACAAACCATCCAGGAACAACAGCGACTCCATGTTTGGTGGTGGGTCAGATCATGGGTCAACAAAAGGATCATCAAAAGATTCGAAgactcttcctttttttcaaaagccCTCTTTAAAAATGCTTAGCAGGAACCTGAGGCCACTTGACAGTAGTCTACTGAAGGCTTGTAATTGCCCAATTGAATTAGGATCGAGAGAGAGAAGGCTAAGGAAATTGAATGAAGGAGCGACATCGGATTTAGAGAATATGATTATTTCAACAAATGAGCAATATGGGAGGTTGATGATGGAGGAATTCGTTTCGATCTCAGAGCTTGCTTCGTCAAAAGCAGAGAATGGGGATATGATGAAATTCAAGCTTATTTCAAGCAAACAGATGGTGGGTTTGTTTCTTTCAGTTTGGGCAAGACAGGAATTGGTTCCACATATTGGTCATCTTAGAGTTTCAACAGTTGGAAGAGGGATAATGGGTCGACTTGGAAACAAg ggATGCATATCAATTAGCATGTCAGTGCATGAGACAAGTTTCTGCTTTGTTTGCAGTCATTTGGCATCTGGTGAGAAAGAAGGAgatgaaatcaaaagaaatGCTGATGCTGCTGAGATTATCAAAAGCACACAGTTCAGCAAGATTTGTAAGAAGCCCAATAAAAGAGCCCCTGAGAGAATTATGGACCATGA TCGGATAATATGGTTGGGAGACTTGAACTACCGGGTGTCATTGAGCTACGAGGATACCAAAATGTTATTAGAGGACGGTGATTGGGATAAATTGCTAGAGAAGGATCAG TTGAATGTAGAAAGAGAAGCAGGAAGAGTGTTCAGTGGGTTCAATGAAGGGAGGATTCAATTTGCACCCACTTACAAGTACACTCATAATTCAGATTCATACACGGGGGAGACGGTGAAATCGAAGAAGAAACGACGAACACCAGCTTG GTGTGATAGAATATTGTGGCGAGGGAATGGGATAGAGCAGCTGTGTTATATTCGAAGGGAATCGAGGCTTTCAGATCACAGGCCAGTTTGTGGAGAGTTTAGGGTGGCGGTTGAGTTGAGAAATAGAAGCAGTAAGTTCAGAAAAGGCTACTCATGTGCGGCTCCAAGAGGACAGTTTGAGGATTGTGTAATACCCAAAAGACATAGCTTCTACGACCTCTAA
- the LOC101212075 gene encoding protein NEN4 isoform X1 — MPMDMEASSSFKEGAAEIVFFDLETTVPKRVGQRFRVLEFGAIVVCPMKLVELESFTTLIRPTDLSAVALRSSRPDGITRAAVATAPLFEEVADKIFSILNGRIWAGHNIRRFDCVRIKEAFAEIGRPAPIPVGMVDSLGVLTNKFGKRAGNMKMASLASYFQLGQQKHRSLDDVRMNLEVLKHCATVLFLESTLPSILQEKWKTSSTKTTRSRANGKLNCREESSRKSPPSSPGYQLRSVPYSREGLGIGKMTAKVKNLFYMAQGKQHLNVLLKHSRLLLR; from the exons ATGCCAATGGATATGGAGGCTTCAAGTTCATTCAAAGAAGGTGCAGCTGAGATTGTATTTTTCGACTTGGAAACTACCGTACCCAAAAGAGTTGGGCAACGGTTTCGAGTATTGGAATTTGGTGCTATTGTTGTCTGCCCAATGAAACTTGTAGAGCTCGAGAGCTTTACTACTCTCATTAGGCCAACGGATTTATCTGCTGTTGCGTTGAGGTCTAGCCGACCTGACGGAATAACTAGAGCAGCTGTTGCAACTGCACCATTGTTTGAGGAAGTGGCTGACAAGATATTCAGCATTTTGAATGGAAGGATATGGGCAGGTCACAACATTCGAAGATTCGACTGTGTTCGTATTAAGGAGGCATTTGCAGAGATTGGCAGGCCTGCTCCTATCCCAGTTGGGATGGTTGATTCTTTAGGAGTCTTAACGAACAAATTTGGCAAGAGAGCCGGGAACATGAAG ATGGCATCATTGGCTTCTTACTTTCAGTTGGGACAGCAAAAGCACAG GAGCCTCGACGATGTTCGTATGAACTTGGAGGTTCTCAAACATTGTGCTACTGTTCTATTTCTG GAATCGACCCTCCCAAGCATATTGCAAGAGAAGTGGAAGACTTCATCCACCAAAACAACTCGAAGCAGAGCCAATGGGAAGCTGAATTGCAGAGAGGAAAGTAGTCGAAAATCTCCTCCATCATCACCGGGATATCAACTGAGATCAGTTCCTTATTCAAGGGAAGGATTAGGCATTGGAAAG ATGACAGCTAAGGTAAAGAATTTATTCTACATGGCTCAGGGAAAACAGCATCTCAACGTCTTACTTAAACATTCTCGACTGCTATTACGGTGA
- the LOC101211596 gene encoding uncharacterized protein LOC101211596 isoform X4: MCCVISMISPGFHDFNGSLQLCNHANDSNPHNIYAFSPPFVRRGNDNDIPFFRRGFCRVRNYKLSVVCATTPQASIKDHFAPISRLNIDDSKNPSSIETALILIRHGESMWNEKNLFTGSVDVPLTRRGVDEAIEAGKRICNIPLDFVYTSALIRSQMTAVLALTQHRCKKTNLCFQVPIIMHDCSKQAEAWSQIYSDEAKMQSFPVIRAWQLNERMYGELQGLNKQEISERYGEEQVHEWRRSYDIPPPEGESLEMCSQRAVGYFKEHVINLELSTGVPLLYIYKEGSFMKRGSPVGPSEAGVYALTKSLALYRQELDEMSC; encoded by the exons ATGTGCTGTGTTATCAGCATGATTTCTCCTGGATTTCACGACTTCAATGGATCACTGCAGCTTTGTAATCACGCCAATGATTCAAATCCTCATAACATCTATGCATTTTCTCCACCCTTTGTCCGGAGGGGTAATGATAATGACATTCCTTTCTTTAGAAGAGGGTTTTGTCGTGTAAGAAATTACAAGCTTTCTGTTGTTTGTGCCACCACCCCACAAGCTTCAATTAAGGACCATTTTGCACCTATTTCTCGTTTGAATATCGATGATTCTAAGAACCCTTCTTCAA ttgaaacaGCTCTGATATTAATTCGACATGGTGAGTCAATGTGGAATGAGAAGAATTTATTCACTGGCTCTGTTGATGTACCTTTAACAAGGAGAGGTGTAGACGAAGCAATTGAAGCTGGTAAGAGGATTTGCAACATACCACTAGACTTTGTGTATACTTCTGCTTTAATTCGCTCGCAAATGACAGCTGTGCTTGCTTTGACTCAACATCGCTGCAAAAAG ACAAACTTATGCTTTCAGGTGCCTATCATTATGCATGATTGTAGTAAACAGGCAGAGGCATGGAGTCAAATTTACAGTGATGAGGCTAAAATGCAATCATTTCCTGTTATTAGAGCGTGGCAATTGAATGAAAGAAT GTACGGTGAGCTACAGGGATTAAATAAACAGGAGATTTCCGAAAGATACGGTGAAGAGCAAGTGCATGAATGGCGTCGGAGCTATGATATTCCTCCGCCTGAGGGTGAGAGCTTGGAGATGTGCTCACAGAGAGCAGTCGGATATTTTAAGGAACAT GTAATTAACTTGGAACTATCAACTGGGGTACCATTACTTTACATATACAAGGAGGGATCGTTTATGAAGCGAGGAAGTCCTGTAGGTCCTTCAGAAGCTGGTGTATATGCATTAACAAAG AGTCTAGCACTTTACAGGCAAGAGTTGGACGAAATGTCTTGCTGA
- the LOC101211596 gene encoding uncharacterized protein LOC101211596 isoform X2 translates to MCCVISMISPGFHDFNGSLQLCNHANDSNPHNIYAFSPPFVRRGNDNDIPFFRRGFCRVRNYKLSVVCATTPQASIKDHFAPISRLNIDDSKNPSSIETALILIRHGESMWNEKNLFTGSVDVPLTRRGVDEAIEAGKRICNIPLDFVYTSALIRSQMTAVLALTQHRCKKVPIIMHDCSKQAEAWSQIYSDEAKMQSFPVIRAWQLNERMYGELQGLNKQEISERYGEEQVHEWRRSYDIPPPEGESLEMCSQRAVGYFKEHIEPRLQSGKHVMVAAHANSLRCIIMYLEKLTTCEVINLELSTGVPLLYIYKEGSFMKRGSPVGPSEAGVYALTKSLALYRQELDEMSC, encoded by the exons ATGTGCTGTGTTATCAGCATGATTTCTCCTGGATTTCACGACTTCAATGGATCACTGCAGCTTTGTAATCACGCCAATGATTCAAATCCTCATAACATCTATGCATTTTCTCCACCCTTTGTCCGGAGGGGTAATGATAATGACATTCCTTTCTTTAGAAGAGGGTTTTGTCGTGTAAGAAATTACAAGCTTTCTGTTGTTTGTGCCACCACCCCACAAGCTTCAATTAAGGACCATTTTGCACCTATTTCTCGTTTGAATATCGATGATTCTAAGAACCCTTCTTCAA ttgaaacaGCTCTGATATTAATTCGACATGGTGAGTCAATGTGGAATGAGAAGAATTTATTCACTGGCTCTGTTGATGTACCTTTAACAAGGAGAGGTGTAGACGAAGCAATTGAAGCTGGTAAGAGGATTTGCAACATACCACTAGACTTTGTGTATACTTCTGCTTTAATTCGCTCGCAAATGACAGCTGTGCTTGCTTTGACTCAACATCGCTGCAAAAAG GTGCCTATCATTATGCATGATTGTAGTAAACAGGCAGAGGCATGGAGTCAAATTTACAGTGATGAGGCTAAAATGCAATCATTTCCTGTTATTAGAGCGTGGCAATTGAATGAAAGAAT GTACGGTGAGCTACAGGGATTAAATAAACAGGAGATTTCCGAAAGATACGGTGAAGAGCAAGTGCATGAATGGCGTCGGAGCTATGATATTCCTCCGCCTGAGGGTGAGAGCTTGGAGATGTGCTCACAGAGAGCAGTCGGATATTTTAAGGAACAT ATTGAACCACGGCTGCAATCTGGGAAGCATGTTATGGTTGCAGCCCATGCTAATTCGCTAAGGTGTATTATCATGTATCTAGAAAAATTGACTACCTGCGAG GTAATTAACTTGGAACTATCAACTGGGGTACCATTACTTTACATATACAAGGAGGGATCGTTTATGAAGCGAGGAAGTCCTGTAGGTCCTTCAGAAGCTGGTGTATATGCATTAACAAAG AGTCTAGCACTTTACAGGCAAGAGTTGGACGAAATGTCTTGCTGA
- the LOC101211596 gene encoding uncharacterized protein LOC101211596 isoform X3 has protein sequence MISPGFHDFNGSLQLCNHANDSNPHNIYAFSPPFVRRGNDNDIPFFRRGFCRVRNYKLSVVCATTPQASIKDHFAPISRLNIDDSKNPSSIETALILIRHGESMWNEKNLFTGSVDVPLTRRGVDEAIEAGKRICNIPLDFVYTSALIRSQMTAVLALTQHRCKKTNLCFQVPIIMHDCSKQAEAWSQIYSDEAKMQSFPVIRAWQLNERMYGELQGLNKQEISERYGEEQVHEWRRSYDIPPPEGESLEMCSQRAVGYFKEHIEPRLQSGKHVMVAAHANSLRCIIMYLEKLTTCEVINLELSTGVPLLYIYKEGSFMKRGSPVGPSEAGVYALTKSLALYRQELDEMSC, from the exons ATGATTTCTCCTGGATTTCACGACTTCAATGGATCACTGCAGCTTTGTAATCACGCCAATGATTCAAATCCTCATAACATCTATGCATTTTCTCCACCCTTTGTCCGGAGGGGTAATGATAATGACATTCCTTTCTTTAGAAGAGGGTTTTGTCGTGTAAGAAATTACAAGCTTTCTGTTGTTTGTGCCACCACCCCACAAGCTTCAATTAAGGACCATTTTGCACCTATTTCTCGTTTGAATATCGATGATTCTAAGAACCCTTCTTCAA ttgaaacaGCTCTGATATTAATTCGACATGGTGAGTCAATGTGGAATGAGAAGAATTTATTCACTGGCTCTGTTGATGTACCTTTAACAAGGAGAGGTGTAGACGAAGCAATTGAAGCTGGTAAGAGGATTTGCAACATACCACTAGACTTTGTGTATACTTCTGCTTTAATTCGCTCGCAAATGACAGCTGTGCTTGCTTTGACTCAACATCGCTGCAAAAAG ACAAACTTATGCTTTCAGGTGCCTATCATTATGCATGATTGTAGTAAACAGGCAGAGGCATGGAGTCAAATTTACAGTGATGAGGCTAAAATGCAATCATTTCCTGTTATTAGAGCGTGGCAATTGAATGAAAGAAT GTACGGTGAGCTACAGGGATTAAATAAACAGGAGATTTCCGAAAGATACGGTGAAGAGCAAGTGCATGAATGGCGTCGGAGCTATGATATTCCTCCGCCTGAGGGTGAGAGCTTGGAGATGTGCTCACAGAGAGCAGTCGGATATTTTAAGGAACAT ATTGAACCACGGCTGCAATCTGGGAAGCATGTTATGGTTGCAGCCCATGCTAATTCGCTAAGGTGTATTATCATGTATCTAGAAAAATTGACTACCTGCGAG GTAATTAACTTGGAACTATCAACTGGGGTACCATTACTTTACATATACAAGGAGGGATCGTTTATGAAGCGAGGAAGTCCTGTAGGTCCTTCAGAAGCTGGTGTATATGCATTAACAAAG AGTCTAGCACTTTACAGGCAAGAGTTGGACGAAATGTCTTGCTGA
- the LOC101211596 gene encoding uncharacterized protein LOC101211596 isoform X1: MCCVISMISPGFHDFNGSLQLCNHANDSNPHNIYAFSPPFVRRGNDNDIPFFRRGFCRVRNYKLSVVCATTPQASIKDHFAPISRLNIDDSKNPSSIETALILIRHGESMWNEKNLFTGSVDVPLTRRGVDEAIEAGKRICNIPLDFVYTSALIRSQMTAVLALTQHRCKKTNLCFQVPIIMHDCSKQAEAWSQIYSDEAKMQSFPVIRAWQLNERMYGELQGLNKQEISERYGEEQVHEWRRSYDIPPPEGESLEMCSQRAVGYFKEHIEPRLQSGKHVMVAAHANSLRCIIMYLEKLTTCEVINLELSTGVPLLYIYKEGSFMKRGSPVGPSEAGVYALTKSLALYRQELDEMSC, from the exons ATGTGCTGTGTTATCAGCATGATTTCTCCTGGATTTCACGACTTCAATGGATCACTGCAGCTTTGTAATCACGCCAATGATTCAAATCCTCATAACATCTATGCATTTTCTCCACCCTTTGTCCGGAGGGGTAATGATAATGACATTCCTTTCTTTAGAAGAGGGTTTTGTCGTGTAAGAAATTACAAGCTTTCTGTTGTTTGTGCCACCACCCCACAAGCTTCAATTAAGGACCATTTTGCACCTATTTCTCGTTTGAATATCGATGATTCTAAGAACCCTTCTTCAA ttgaaacaGCTCTGATATTAATTCGACATGGTGAGTCAATGTGGAATGAGAAGAATTTATTCACTGGCTCTGTTGATGTACCTTTAACAAGGAGAGGTGTAGACGAAGCAATTGAAGCTGGTAAGAGGATTTGCAACATACCACTAGACTTTGTGTATACTTCTGCTTTAATTCGCTCGCAAATGACAGCTGTGCTTGCTTTGACTCAACATCGCTGCAAAAAG ACAAACTTATGCTTTCAGGTGCCTATCATTATGCATGATTGTAGTAAACAGGCAGAGGCATGGAGTCAAATTTACAGTGATGAGGCTAAAATGCAATCATTTCCTGTTATTAGAGCGTGGCAATTGAATGAAAGAAT GTACGGTGAGCTACAGGGATTAAATAAACAGGAGATTTCCGAAAGATACGGTGAAGAGCAAGTGCATGAATGGCGTCGGAGCTATGATATTCCTCCGCCTGAGGGTGAGAGCTTGGAGATGTGCTCACAGAGAGCAGTCGGATATTTTAAGGAACAT ATTGAACCACGGCTGCAATCTGGGAAGCATGTTATGGTTGCAGCCCATGCTAATTCGCTAAGGTGTATTATCATGTATCTAGAAAAATTGACTACCTGCGAG GTAATTAACTTGGAACTATCAACTGGGGTACCATTACTTTACATATACAAGGAGGGATCGTTTATGAAGCGAGGAAGTCCTGTAGGTCCTTCAGAAGCTGGTGTATATGCATTAACAAAG AGTCTAGCACTTTACAGGCAAGAGTTGGACGAAATGTCTTGCTGA
- the LOC101211834 gene encoding uncharacterized protein LOC101211834 has product MREDNIDGVLGHNRLALGNLTNRPLKRKLSSILSHSGAKPRDVCGKTVDGEDEYVKENCKRSSGEQCYSMALSRFSKEQQESDCSLASSEADTAFSEMPKQSVQCNLPIDEPHLVHEGEHRITDSEALGVPCLPTSVVPTCSEDNKKECPGIMLNNDNNEEAVDPVLSNDEKDIDVGIIGSSNHDSSEWSRMPISEGSKSLGLDRCSGLKTSNCANADMYDDLLKTCSCSFCLKASYIWSDLHYQDIKGRISALKKSQKDASILAQKSSKEKETYHGQGNSSSSKLELDLCGQWMSLFRHMEDTFAHEGNQLQSSFVSLKDLREDCKMNLEMFNAMPMEKH; this is encoded by the exons ATGCGGGAGGATAACATTGATGGTGTGTTAGGCCACAATCGTCTGGCCCTTGGAAACCTAACCAATCGTCCGCTCAAACGAAAGCTTTCCTCCATTTTGAGTCATTCAGGTGCTAAACCAAGGGATGTATGTGGGAAAACTGTGGATGGGGAAGACGAATATGTCAAGGAGAACTGTAAACGCTCGAGCGGAGAACAATGTTATTCAATGGCGCTGTCTAGATTTAGCAAGGAGCAGCAGGAATCTGATTGCTCACTGGCTTCGAGTGAAGCTGATACTGCTTTTTCTGAGATGCCAAAACAATCTGTGCAGTGTAATTTGCCGATTGACGAACCACATCTTGTGCATGAGGGTGAACACAGAATTACAGATAGTGAAGCTTTGGGAGTTCCTTGCTTGCCCACATCTGTAGTCCCTACTTGCTCTGAGGATAACAAGAAAGAGTGTCCTGGAATTATGCTAAACAATGATAATAACGAGGAAGCAGTTGATCCTGTTTTAAGTAATGACGAAAAGGATATTGACGTTGGGATAATTGGCTCAAGCAACCATGACTCCTCGGAATGGTCGAGGATGCCTATTTCAGAGGGTTCCAAGTCTCTGGGATTGGATAGGTGCTCAGGACTTAAGACTAGTAACTGTGCTAATGCAGACATGTATGACGACTTGCTTAAAACATGTTCTTGTTCGTTCTGCTTGAAAG CATCATACATTTGGTCAGATCTCCATTACCAGGACATTAAAGGACGTATTTCAG cACTTAAGAAAAGCCAGAAAGATGCAAGCATCTTGGCTCAGAAAAGCAGCAAAGAGAAAGAGACTTATCATGGTCAAGGAAATTCTTCCAGCTCAAAGCTAGAACTTGATCTTTGTGGTCAATGGATGTCTCTGTTCCGTCATATGGAAGATACGTTTGCTCATGAAGGAAACCAACTT CAAAGCAGTTTTGTTAGCCTGAAAGATCTGAGAGAGGATTGCAAGATGAATTTGGAAATGTTTAATGCCATGCCCATGGAGAAGCATTAG